The following nucleotide sequence is from Phycisphaera sp..
TTCCACCGACGGATCGGCACACTCGCCGCCCGCGAGAGATCGAGCGCCCCCCCACTCCTCAGCCACCGCGCCGCCGAGTGCTGGTCGGCCCCATTGACGACGCGCACCACCAACACGCCGCGGGACACCCGGTCGGCACTCGCCCGCTCGCCCAGCCCGCCAGGGGCCATTTCGGCCCAGGCCTGCTGGAGCGACACGCCCGACCGCGCGACTGCTTCGTAGTCCAGCCGGGCCCTGCGGAACGCGTTGGCCAGGTCGCTCTGGGGCGAGTACACCCGCCACCCGCGCAGCCGATTGACCTGGGCGAGGCTTTCAGTATGGCTCATGTTCGGTTTCATATCTACATGTTCGGCTAATGATTGGAATCTGATGCACAATTTTATAGATATGTCAGGGTTTTGGCCAGACACCATCAGAACCCGCTAGCATATCCTCGGCTCATGCCCACCAGGATCACGATCGCCGGCCTCACCAAGACTTTCGGCCGGGCCGACAGGCAGGTCAAGGCCGTCGACGACATCGACCTGGTGATCGAGCCCGGCGAGATCTTCTTCCTGCTCGGCCCCTCGGGCTGCGGCAAGACCACGCTGCTCCGCATGATCGCCGGCTTCATCGAGCCGAGTGCGGGAACGATCCACTTCAATGACCGGGACATTACCAGACTAAATCCGAACAAACGTAATGCTGGTATGGTCTTCCAGAGCTACGCCCTGTGGCCGCACATGACCGCCGCGGAGAATGTTGCCTTTGGCCTCAAAGTGCGCAAGCTGCCCAAAGCCGAGCGCCTGAAGCGGGCCAAGGCGGCTCTCGAGGACGTCCAGCTCGCCCACCTGGCCGACCGAAAGCCGGGCGAGCTCTCGGGCGGCCAGCAGCAACGCATCGCACTGGCCCGGGCCTTGGTCATCCGCCCCGACGTTCTGCTCCTCGACGAGCCGCTGTCGAATCTCGACGCCCGTCTCCGCAACGACTTGCGCGACGAGATCCGCCGCATCTGCAAATCGGCGGGCATTACGACGGTGTATGTCACCCACGACCAGAAGGAAGCCCTGAGCGTGGCCGACCGGATCGCCGTCATGCGTGACGGCAACGTGGTCCAGGCCGGCTCGCCCATGGAACTCTACCGCCGCCCCACCACGACCTTCGCCGCGTCTTTCCTTGGTGACACGAACCTGATCCCCGGCGAGCTCACCAATGGGGGTGCTGCGGGTTCCGTGGTCGAGGTCAAGACGGCTGCCGGAATGATCCAAGGCACCTTGACCGCTGACGGAGCGTCGGGCCGATCCGTCAACGTCTCCCTCCGCCCAGAAGCGTTAAAAGCTGCATCTAACGGCGTGCTGGCCGGGAACGTGGAGTCCACGACCTATCTCGGCGACGTGGCCCACCACCGCGTGGTCACCGATGCCGGGGGGGCACTGCAC
It contains:
- a CDS encoding DciA family protein; the protein is MSHTESLAQVNRLRGWRVYSPQSDLANAFRRARLDYEAVARSGVSLQQAWAEMAPGGLGERASADRVSRGVLVVRVVNGADQHSAARWLRSGGALDLSRAASVPIRRWKFEYGAKPSA
- a CDS encoding ABC transporter ATP-binding protein, with amino-acid sequence MPTRITIAGLTKTFGRADRQVKAVDDIDLVIEPGEIFFLLGPSGCGKTTLLRMIAGFIEPSAGTIHFNDRDITRLNPNKRNAGMVFQSYALWPHMTAAENVAFGLKVRKLPKAERLKRAKAALEDVQLAHLADRKPGELSGGQQQRIALARALVIRPDVLLLDEPLSNLDARLRNDLRDEIRRICKSAGITTVYVTHDQKEALSVADRIAVMRDGNVVQAGSPMELYRRPTTTFAASFLGDTNLIPGELTNGGAAGSVVEVKTAAGMIQGTLTADGASGRSVNVSLRPEALKAASNGVLAGNVESTTYLGDVAHHRVVTDAGGALHVSEFSPGPQSAFSGRVRLAVQAEDAVVLLD